From the genome of Geoglobus ahangari, one region includes:
- a CDS encoding radical SAM protein, protein MLDLKTKIELLTLGVRAGRSPLRKGGGGPTGGLGFRVSGSVVSAPALQHYVAFSPYHIENVEGEYILFRGDEKVGAVEFPKADYYHKKVGGVPAGKLVALDGYDTLVSAVSRRCVHWETGKKCSFCNIQDNLKNAVVDKDLELLAQAVKLAYEEDRSRHLTLTTGTTNLRDKGALSLASAVRAIKREVDIQIHVQIEPAERKYIEMLYESGADTIGIHVESFDPVLREKVVPGKPGLDEYLKSWKIAVDVFGEWNVSSWLLTGLGESPDSIIRGVKTMLSHAVYPFIAPFRPPPASNLPRPDVNYHVSLANSLKVALEDLGIDVPEFGSGCPKCNGCSLTKELLN, encoded by the coding sequence ATGCTTGATTTGAAGACAAAAATAGAGCTGCTGACGCTCGGAGTTAGGGCAGGTAGAAGCCCGCTCAGGAAAGGTGGTGGCGGGCCAACAGGAGGGCTCGGATTCAGGGTTTCAGGCTCTGTCGTCTCGGCACCTGCTCTCCAGCACTATGTGGCATTTTCTCCATATCACATCGAAAATGTAGAGGGAGAGTACATTCTGTTCAGAGGGGATGAAAAAGTAGGAGCTGTCGAGTTCCCGAAAGCCGATTACTACCACAAAAAAGTCGGCGGAGTTCCTGCTGGAAAGCTCGTCGCTCTCGACGGATACGACACCCTCGTGTCTGCTGTGTCGAGGAGATGTGTTCACTGGGAGACTGGCAAGAAATGCTCGTTCTGCAACATTCAGGACAACTTGAAAAACGCTGTGGTTGACAAAGATCTCGAGCTGCTCGCTCAGGCGGTAAAGCTGGCCTACGAAGAAGACAGAAGCAGGCATCTCACACTCACAACCGGGACTACGAACCTAAGGGACAAAGGTGCTCTCTCCCTCGCATCGGCTGTCAGAGCAATTAAAAGGGAGGTCGACATCCAGATTCACGTTCAGATCGAGCCTGCTGAGAGAAAATACATAGAAATGCTGTACGAAAGTGGTGCTGACACGATCGGGATTCACGTGGAGTCCTTCGACCCAGTGTTGAGAGAGAAGGTTGTTCCGGGAAAGCCCGGACTCGATGAGTACCTGAAGTCCTGGAAGATTGCCGTTGATGTTTTTGGTGAGTGGAACGTCTCGTCTTGGCTACTCACGGGCTTGGGTGAGTCCCCTGACAGCATCATCAGAGGAGTCAAAACAATGCTCAGCCACGCAGTTTACCCCTTCATCGCCCCCTTCAGGCCTCCTCCGGCGTCAAACCTTCCAAGACCGGATGTGAACTACCACGTTTCACTCGCAAACTCACTTAAAGTTGCGCTGGAAGATCTGGGAATAGATGTCCCAGAATTCGGCTCAGGGTGCCCCAAGTGCAATGGGTGTTCACTCACAAAAGAACTGTTGAATTGA